The Rhizobium etli 8C-3 genome has a segment encoding these proteins:
- a CDS encoding sugar phosphate isomerase/epimerase family protein, whose amino-acid sequence MKIAIDPFMHRHLSLEALPAKMKELGFDWIELSPRADFLEWFKAPRVFPERIKTFKKALKDADVGIASILPMYRWASNDETERKAAVKHWKRAIEVAVEMEVDTMNSEFGRGPHPDKGSCYCCHTGSMIEACEDSWWRSMEELVPIFEREGIQLNIEPHPEDWCETLQPALDIIRTVNSKNVKFLYCAPHTFYFGDDTKAMLREAKDVLAHVHVGDTFNHKASSGLRYILNPPGTQARVHQHLNIGQGEVPWEDFFGTLAEIGFDGIVTSCVFAWEDKADESGRFMCSEISRYIDKYQK is encoded by the coding sequence ATGAAAATCGCCATCGACCCGTTTATGCATCGCCATCTCAGCCTTGAGGCTCTTCCGGCCAAGATGAAGGAGCTAGGCTTTGACTGGATCGAGCTCTCGCCCCGCGCGGACTTCCTTGAATGGTTCAAAGCGCCACGCGTTTTTCCGGAGCGTATCAAGACCTTCAAGAAGGCGCTGAAGGACGCTGATGTCGGCATCGCCTCCATCCTGCCCATGTATCGTTGGGCCTCAAACGACGAGACCGAGCGCAAGGCGGCGGTCAAGCACTGGAAGCGCGCCATCGAAGTTGCGGTCGAGATGGAAGTCGACACGATGAACTCGGAATTCGGCCGAGGCCCGCATCCCGATAAGGGCTCGTGCTACTGCTGCCATACCGGTTCGATGATCGAGGCATGCGAAGATTCCTGGTGGCGCTCGATGGAAGAGCTGGTGCCGATCTTCGAACGGGAAGGTATTCAGCTCAATATCGAGCCGCATCCGGAAGACTGGTGCGAGACGCTGCAGCCAGCCCTCGACATCATCCGCACGGTCAATTCGAAGAACGTCAAGTTCCTCTACTGCGCCCCGCACACCTTCTATTTCGGGGACGACACCAAGGCTATGCTGCGCGAAGCCAAGGATGTTCTCGCGCATGTTCATGTTGGTGATACCTTCAATCACAAGGCAAGTTCGGGACTTCGCTATATTCTCAATCCGCCCGGTACCCAGGCGCGTGTGCACCAGCACCTCAATATCGGGCAGGGCGAGGTTCCGTGGGAGGATTTCTTCGGCACGCTGGCCGAAATCGGCTTCGACGGCATCGTGACTTCCTGCGTCTTCGCGTGGGAGGACAAGGCCGATGAATCCGGGCGGTTCATGTGCTCCGAAATCAGCAGATACATCGACAAGTATCAGAAGTGA
- a CDS encoding ATP-binding cassette domain-containing protein, whose product MITPILELRNVNKSFGPIDVLNDISLKVDAGEVLCLLGDNGAGKSTLIKTLAGVYKPNTGEVLMDGKPVDFQGPRDAQQMGISTVHQFGGTFPLMSIGRSFFIGAEPTKGFWPFKVYDRKKANEIAVKAVQEFGITRIDDGDRLIGGLSGGERQSLAIARAVHFGARVLILDEPTAALGVKQASHVLRIVLEAKKRGIAVIFITHQVTHAMAVGDHFAVLIRGAVAANFRKGEKTREEITDLMAGGEALANLGAEVESYMAAHEGHPPPVTPN is encoded by the coding sequence ATGATCACTCCAATTCTCGAACTTAGAAACGTCAACAAGTCTTTCGGACCGATCGACGTTCTCAATGACATCTCGCTCAAGGTTGATGCAGGCGAAGTCCTTTGCCTCCTTGGCGATAACGGCGCTGGAAAATCCACCCTCATCAAGACGCTGGCGGGCGTCTACAAGCCCAATACCGGCGAGGTGCTGATGGATGGAAAGCCTGTAGACTTCCAGGGACCGCGCGATGCACAACAGATGGGTATCTCGACTGTGCACCAGTTCGGCGGGACCTTTCCCTTGATGAGCATCGGTCGCTCGTTCTTCATCGGAGCAGAGCCGACGAAGGGTTTCTGGCCCTTCAAGGTCTATGATCGAAAGAAAGCCAATGAAATCGCGGTAAAGGCTGTTCAGGAATTCGGCATTACCCGGATCGATGACGGCGACCGGTTGATCGGTGGCCTTTCTGGAGGCGAACGTCAATCGCTGGCAATCGCTCGCGCGGTCCATTTCGGCGCCCGTGTGCTCATCCTTGACGAACCGACTGCGGCGCTCGGTGTCAAGCAGGCATCCCACGTCCTTCGCATCGTCCTTGAAGCAAAGAAGCGCGGCATAGCTGTCATCTTCATCACGCACCAGGTGACGCATGCAATGGCTGTTGGCGACCATTTCGCTGTCCTCATCCGCGGGGCAGTCGCTGCCAATTTCCGAAAGGGTGAAAAGACCCGCGAAGAAATCACCGATCTCATGGCAGGTGGCGAGGCGTTGGCGAACCTGGGCGCTGAAGTCGAAAGCTACATGGCGGCGCATGAGGGGCACCCGCCCCCAGTGACGCCCAACTGA
- a CDS encoding antibiotic biosynthesis monooxygenase, with protein MPSATRAEDGCFSFDCFTCTDDPNRLVFIECWRDEQAYAEHLLRDHTQRFLEFYEPLHRSFTLETITADT; from the coding sequence GTGCCGTCAGCGACGAGGGCCGAGGATGGTTGCTTTTCGTTTGACTGCTTCACCTGCACAGACGATCCGAACCGGTTGGTTTTTATCGAGTGCTGGAGAGATGAGCAGGCCTATGCGGAACACCTCCTGCGAGACCATACGCAACGCTTTCTCGAGTTTTACGAACCACTCCACCGGTCCTTTACCTTAGAAACAATCACGGCAGACACCTGA
- a CDS encoding sugar phosphate isomerase/epimerase family protein, translating to MRSPITITTAPCCWGVDDVNNPHLPAWEKVLDEAQAAGFGGLELGPYGYLPLDLGLVSRALDQRDLKIVAGTIFDDLVSPAKRESLLRQTDEICALITQLPKPETHPGQRYAAPYLTVMDWGHDVRDYAAGHSDRAPRLDEGAWQGMIDNIRAIAALARDKYGVRATIHPHAGGYIEFADELRRVVDDIPADLAGLCLDTGHMAYSGMDPVATLRQYWDRVDYIHFKDIDAKVYGQVMEARIRFFDACAKGVMCPIGRGSIDYQSVRALLTELGYGGYITIEQERDPRNTGSILEDLAASRAFLARVGF from the coding sequence ATGCGCAGTCCCATCACCATAACAACCGCGCCATGCTGCTGGGGCGTCGATGATGTGAATAATCCGCACCTTCCTGCCTGGGAAAAAGTGCTCGATGAAGCACAGGCGGCCGGTTTCGGCGGGTTGGAACTTGGGCCTTATGGTTACCTCCCGCTGGATCTGGGGCTGGTTTCCAGAGCGCTCGACCAGCGTGATCTGAAGATCGTCGCCGGTACGATCTTCGACGACCTCGTTTCCCCAGCGAAGCGCGAGAGCCTTCTGCGTCAGACCGATGAAATCTGCGCGCTGATCACCCAACTACCGAAGCCCGAAACCCATCCCGGCCAACGCTATGCGGCGCCTTACCTGACCGTGATGGATTGGGGCCATGACGTGCGCGACTATGCAGCCGGCCATTCTGATCGTGCACCCCGTCTCGATGAAGGCGCGTGGCAAGGCATGATCGACAATATCCGCGCCATCGCGGCGCTGGCGCGCGACAAATATGGCGTGCGTGCAACCATCCATCCCCATGCGGGTGGATATATTGAATTCGCCGATGAGTTGCGGCGAGTCGTAGACGATATTCCTGCCGATCTCGCAGGGCTGTGCCTTGACACCGGCCATATGGCCTATTCCGGCATGGATCCTGTTGCCACGCTCAGGCAATACTGGGATCGCGTTGACTATATTCATTTCAAGGATATCGACGCCAAGGTCTACGGGCAGGTTATGGAAGCGCGCATTCGCTTCTTCGACGCTTGCGCCAAGGGCGTCATGTGCCCGATCGGTCGCGGGTCGATCGACTATCAGTCCGTCCGCGCGCTTCTGACCGAACTCGGCTACGGCGGCTACATCACCATCGAACAAGAGCGGGATCCGCGCAACACAGGCAGCATTCTCGAAGATCTGGCGGCCAGCCGGGCCTTCCTGGCGCGCGTCGGATTCTGA
- a CDS encoding type II toxin-antitoxin system ParD family antitoxin — MSVKSSISLTDQQDAFARSLVESGRYSSMSSVLQQGLELLRQKTETETVETAALRELVQRRLNGPMITATEMESRVSAMIERKRRVVRVDC; from the coding sequence ATGAGTGTCAAATCGTCGATCTCGCTGACCGACCAGCAGGATGCGTTTGCCCGTTCGCTGGTGGAGAGCGGCCGGTATTCCAGCATGAGTTCCGTTCTTCAGCAGGGCCTAGAACTGCTTCGCCAAAAGACGGAAACCGAGACCGTCGAAACGGCAGCGCTTCGCGAATTGGTTCAGCGGCGATTGAATGGACCTATGATTACTGCGACGGAAATGGAAAGCCGCGTCTCGGCAATGATTGAGCGGAAGCGACGGGTTGTTCGTGTGGACTGTTGA
- a CDS encoding Gfo/Idh/MocA family protein, whose amino-acid sequence MINGERLISRPLRWGMVGGGRTGQVGYKHRSGALRDGTYRLVAGAFDLDAARGRDFGVNLGVEADRCYDDYKELIAKETAREDGVEVVSIATPNFTHFEITKACLEAGLHVICEKPLFFTVAECDEVARLADEKGLIVGVTYGFTGHPLVHQMAAMVKKGMLGDIRIVDMQYTHGFNSGDDVGAGEALKWRTNPKTAGPTFVLGDIGTHLYYLSEVVLPDLKIEKLLCDRKAFIPTRAPLEDHATVLMHYDNGARGRLWVSSVNAGNMGSQRYRFVGSKASIEWSDAHPDQLVYEVQGEPNRILHHGMPYLEDESLAVDRMGALHTEGLGDSWANIYLWIAQAIDAKRRGDEAFLKTHHYPGIKAGTEGVRWLENCVRSADAGSSWVDFK is encoded by the coding sequence ATGATCAATGGTGAAAGACTTATCTCGCGCCCGCTTCGTTGGGGCATGGTCGGCGGCGGCCGGACCGGGCAAGTGGGCTACAAGCACCGCAGCGGCGCACTGCGTGACGGCACCTATCGTTTGGTGGCCGGCGCATTCGACCTCGACGCCGCTCGAGGCCGTGACTTTGGCGTCAATCTCGGCGTCGAGGCGGACCGTTGCTACGATGACTACAAGGAGCTGATTGCCAAGGAGACGGCGCGCGAAGACGGCGTCGAGGTCGTTTCGATCGCAACGCCGAATTTCACCCATTTCGAAATCACCAAGGCCTGCCTGGAAGCCGGTCTGCACGTGATCTGCGAAAAGCCTTTGTTCTTCACGGTTGCGGAATGCGACGAAGTGGCGAGGCTGGCCGATGAAAAGGGCCTCATCGTCGGGGTCACCTATGGTTTCACGGGTCATCCGCTAGTCCATCAGATGGCGGCGATGGTCAAGAAGGGCATGCTGGGCGACATTCGCATTGTCGATATGCAGTACACCCACGGCTTCAATTCCGGTGACGACGTGGGCGCCGGCGAAGCGCTGAAATGGCGCACCAATCCGAAGACAGCAGGCCCGACCTTCGTCCTCGGTGATATCGGCACGCACCTCTACTACCTCTCCGAAGTGGTGTTGCCCGATCTGAAAATCGAAAAATTGCTGTGCGACCGCAAGGCTTTCATTCCGACCCGCGCACCGCTCGAAGACCACGCGACCGTCCTCATGCATTATGACAATGGCGCTCGTGGCCGTCTGTGGGTGTCTTCCGTCAACGCCGGCAACATGGGCTCGCAGCGTTATCGCTTCGTCGGCTCGAAGGCGTCTATCGAATGGTCGGACGCCCATCCTGACCAGCTGGTCTATGAAGTCCAGGGCGAGCCGAACCGTATCCTCCATCATGGCATGCCCTATCTCGAAGACGAGAGCCTGGCCGTCGACCGGATGGGCGCATTGCATACTGAAGGGCTCGGCGACAGCTGGGCGAACATCTATCTTTGGATCGCCCAGGCCATCGACGCGAAGAGGCGGGGAGACGAAGCTTTCCTGAAAACCCATCACTATCCGGGCATCAAGGCGGGCACGGAAGGTGTGCGCTGGTTGGAGAACTGCGTCCGTTCCGCGGACGCTGGCTCCTCCTGGGTTGATTTCAAGTAG
- a CDS encoding sugar phosphate isomerase/epimerase family protein has translation MKLSICTDVMGDLSFTDMLDKCVKLGVEGIEMTGGGWSRAPHFRADELLANKGLLKTKLKEIEARGLEIAALNCSANPLDPGDMGKRHRKEMEQTICLAGEIGIKTIVTMSGLPEAAPGDMVPNWLVYTKSWPDEMPERDRYQWEDRVFPLWYDLVKLAKEVGVEKYALENFSAMLVWNPETLFRLRNEVGPSVGMNLDPSHLFWKGADPIASARALGSAIHHCHGKDTRIERGLADVNGLLELKDVTDVSNRTWNYVAVGAGHDLQWWKEFFSVVRMVGYNGWVSLEMEDFTMSTDAGIQSSIDALQATISR, from the coding sequence ATGAAACTATCGATCTGCACCGACGTGATGGGCGACCTGTCCTTTACCGATATGCTCGACAAATGCGTCAAGCTCGGCGTCGAAGGCATTGAAATGACCGGTGGCGGCTGGTCGCGCGCGCCGCATTTCCGCGCTGACGAGCTTCTTGCCAACAAGGGGCTCCTGAAAACCAAACTCAAGGAAATCGAAGCGCGCGGTCTGGAGATCGCGGCCCTCAATTGCTCGGCAAATCCGCTCGATCCGGGTGACATGGGCAAGCGCCATCGCAAGGAGATGGAACAAACGATTTGCCTCGCCGGTGAGATCGGCATCAAGACGATCGTCACGATGTCGGGGCTGCCGGAGGCGGCACCCGGCGATATGGTGCCGAACTGGCTCGTCTACACCAAGAGCTGGCCGGACGAGATGCCGGAGCGCGATCGCTACCAGTGGGAGGACCGCGTGTTTCCGCTTTGGTACGACCTCGTGAAGCTGGCCAAGGAAGTGGGCGTCGAAAAATACGCGCTTGAAAATTTCTCGGCGATGCTCGTCTGGAATCCCGAAACGCTGTTCCGTCTGCGAAACGAGGTCGGCCCGAGCGTCGGCATGAACCTTGACCCCAGCCATTTGTTCTGGAAGGGCGCCGATCCGATCGCCTCGGCGCGCGCACTTGGAAGCGCCATCCATCATTGCCATGGCAAGGACACCCGTATCGAGCGCGGGCTCGCGGACGTCAACGGCCTCCTGGAACTCAAAGATGTGACCGACGTCTCCAACCGCACGTGGAACTACGTCGCCGTCGGCGCTGGACATGACCTGCAATGGTGGAAGGAGTTCTTCTCCGTTGTCCGCATGGTCGGCTACAACGGCTGGGTCAGCCTCGAAATGGAAGACTTCACCATGTCGACCGACGCCGGCATCCAGTCATCCATCGATGCACTGCAGGCGACGATCAGCCGATGA